The following are from one region of the Sorghum bicolor cultivar BTx623 chromosome 2, Sorghum_bicolor_NCBIv3, whole genome shotgun sequence genome:
- the LOC8062058 gene encoding ABC transporter B family member 9: MASASGEENTKAAGRVALHRLFVFADRTDAALMAVGAVAAVANGMAQPLMTLIFGDVIDAFGSGITDGVVHRVVQVIMNFVYLAIGSGIASTFQVSCWTITGERQAARIRALYLKAILRQDIAFFDMEMSAGQAVERMAGDTFLIQDAIGEKVGKSIQLLSTFIGGFIIAFTRGWLLALVMLSTVPPIVIAGAIVSKLMTGLSTRMQANYSDAGNVVEQTLGAIRTVVSFNGENQAITRYNTFIRKAYQSSLQEGAVNGLGFGLIMTILFSSYGLAVWYGSKLIVERGYNGGMVISVIMAVIIGAMSLGQTTPSVTAFAEGQGAAYRMFKIIERKPNIDIDDSTGIILEDIKGDVELKDVYFSYPTRPEHLIFDGFSLQVPSGTTMALVGDSGSGKSTVISLVERFYDPQAGEVLIDGVDIRRMKLGWMRGAIGLVSQEPVLFSTTIRENIAYGTENLTLEGIKRATELANAAKFIDKLPNGLDTMVGEHGTQLSGGQKQRIAIARAIMKNPKILLLDEATSALDMESERVVQEALNRIMVERTTIVVAHRLSTVKNADVISVLQHGKMVEQGSHVDLMKIPGGAYSQLIHLHETQQEAENVHPDMKVTNSFGFRSIDSKPRSQSISRRSTSKGSFSFGHSIPAPVGSPDPMETSDAPDIGEATDKVTSSQKKASIGRLFHLNKPETFVLALGSITAVMHGIMFPIYGILISTAIKVFYEPPEELLKDSRFWASMFAVLGACTFVLIPTEYFLFGLAGGKLVERIRSMTFQSIMRQEINWFDKPEHSSGSICARLSTDALNVKRLVGDNLALNVNTASTIISGFTIAMVANWKLALIITVVIPFVAFQTYAQMIFLKGLNRNAKLRYEEASQVATDAVGGIRTVASFSAENKVMDAYEKKCESPRRQGIKEGVVGGLGFGVSFLAFYLTYALCFYVGAKFVQQGTATFPEVFRVFFVLALATGAVSRTSAVGADSAKASDSAISIFEILDHKSKIDYSSEEGVTITSVRGDIDFQNVCFKYPLRPNVQIFNDLSLRIPSGKTVALVGESGSGKSTVIALLERFYDPESGKIFLDDVELQTLKVSWLRQQVGLVAQEPVLFNDTIRANIAYGKQGGVSEEEIIAAAKAANAHTFIAALPDGYNTIVGERGSQLSGGQKQRVAIARAIIKDPKLLLLDEATSALDAESERVVQEALDQVMVGRTTVVVAHRLSTIRGADIIAVLKNGAVLEKGRHEELMLVKDGTYASLVELSSSSA; encoded by the exons ATGGCTAGTGCTAGTGGGGAGGAGAATACGAAGGCGGCGGGACGCGTGGCGCTGCACCGGCTGTTCGTGTTCGCGGACAGGACGGACGCCGCGCTCATGGCCGTGGGCGCCGTCGCCGCGGTGGCGAACGGGATGGCGCAGCCGCTCATGACCTTAATCTTCGGCGACGTCATTGATGCCTTCGGCTCCGGAATCACCGACGGCGTCGTACACAGGGTCGTCCAG GTGATCATGAACTTTGTTTATCTTGCCATTGGAtcaggaatagcttcaaccttcC AGGTATCGTGTTGGACAATTACTGGAGAAAGACAGGCGGCACGAATCAGAGCCTTGTATCTCAAGGCAATTCTGAGACAGGATATTGCATTTTTTGACATGGAAATGAGTGCTGGGCAAGCGGTTGAGAGGATGGCAGGAGACACATTCCTCATTCAAGATGCCATTGGAGAAAAG GTTGGGAAGTCCATACAGCTCCTTTCTACTTTCATTGGTGGCTTCATCATTGCATTCACGAGAGGATGGCTCTTGGCCCTTGTTATGCTTTCAACCGTCCCTCCAATTGTCATTGCCGGTGCAATTGTTTCAAAGTTGATGACAGGACTCTCCACCCGAATGCAAGCAAACTATAGTGATGCTGGAAACGTTGTGGAGCAAACTCTCGGTGCCATTAGGACG GTTGTTTCATTCAACGGCGAGAATCAGGCTATAACAAGATATAACACGTTTATAAGAAAGGCATATCAATCTTCTCTGCAAGAAGGTGCTGTAAATGGCCTTGGATTTGGTTTAATAATGACAATCTTATTTTCAAGTTATGGGTTGGCTGTTTGGTATGGATCTAAACTGATAGTCGAGCGAGGTTATAATGGTGGCATGGTCATTTCTGTTATCATGGCTGTCATAATAGGAGCAAT GTCCTTAGGTCAGACAACACCCTCAGTAACAGCTTTCGCAGAAGGTCAAGGAGCAGCATATAGAATGTTCAAGATTATTGAACGCAAGCCAAATATTGATATAGATGATAGCACAGGTATCATATTGGAGGATATCAAGGGTGATGTTGAACTGAAGGACGTGTACTTCAGCTATCCCACCAGGCCTGAACATTTGATTTTTGATGGATTCTCGTTGCAAGTACCAAGTGGAACAACTATGGCCCTAGTTGGTGATAGCGGCAGTGGGAAATCAACCGTAATTAGTTTGGTGGAAAGGTTCTATGATCCGCAGGCTGGAGAAGTCTTGATTGATGGGGTTGACAttagaagaatgaagcttggatggaTGAGAGGAGCAATTGGTCTCGTCAGCCAAGAACCAGTGTTATTCTCAACTACAATCAGGGAAAACATTGCCTACGGAACAGAAAATCTAACACTTGAAGGGATCAAGAGAGCAACAGAGCTTGCTAATGCTGCTAAATTCATTGACAAATTACCAAAT GGTCTTGACACAATGGTCGGAGAACATGGAACTCAACTGTCTGGAGGGCAGAAACAAAGAATAGCAATTGCTAGAGCAATCATGAAGAACCCTAAGATCTTACTACTGGATGAAGCAACCAGTGCGTTGGATATGGAATCGGAGCGGGTAGTTCAAGAAGCTTTGAATAGGATAATGGTTGAAAGGACAACAATTGTTGTTGCTCATCGCCTAAGCACGGTGAAGAATGCTGATGTGATATCAGTCCTACAGCATGGGAAGATGGTGGAACAAG GCTCACAtgttgacctgatgaagataccTGGAGGTGCTTACTCTCAGCTGATTCATCTACATGAGACTCAACAAGAGGCAGAAAATGTCCACCCTGATATGAAAGTTACAAACAGTTTTGGCTTCAGATCTATTGATAGCAAACCAAGAAGCCAAAGTATTTCCAGGAGATCAACCAGTAAAGGCTCCTTCTCTTTTGGGCACTCTATCCCTGCTCCAGTTGGCTCACCTGATCCAATGGAAACTAGTGATGCTCCTGACATAGGAGAAGCTACAGACAAAGTGACTAGCTCtcagaagaaagcttcaattgGCAGACTCTTCCATCTGAACAAGCCAGAAACTTTTGTTCTTGCACTTGGTTCTATCACTGCTGTCATGCATGGTATTATGTTTCCTATATATGGCATATTGATTTCGACTGCTATAAAGGTGTTCTATGAGCCACCCGAAGAACTACTGAAGGATTCCAGATTCTGGGCAAGCATGTTTGCTGTGCTAGGCGCTTGCACATTTGTTCTGATTCCAACAGAGTACTTCCTGTTTGGACTAGCAGGCGGAAAGCTTGTGGAGCGCATACGTTCAATGACGTTCCAAAGTATAATGCGCCAAGAAATCAATTGGTTTGATAAACCAGAACACTCGAG TGGATCAATTTGTGCAAGGCTATCAACTGATGCTCTGAATGTGAAGCGTCTAGTTGGAGACAATTTAGCACTTAATGTCAACACTGCATCAACTATCATATCAGGCTTCACCATAGCAATGGTGGCAAACTGGAAGCTGGCACTGATTATCACAGTTGTGATCCCTTTTGTGGCTTTCCAAACCTATGCTCAAATGATATTCCTGAAAGGTCTTAATAGAAATGCAAAG TTGAGGTATGAAGAAGCAAGTCAAGTAGCAACTGATGCAGTTGGTGGCATCAGAACTGTAGCGTCTTTTTCTGCTGAAAATAAGGTGATGGACGCCTATGAGAAGAAGTGTGAATCTCCAAGAAGGCAAGGGATAAAGGAAGGTGTTGTTGGTGGCTTGGGGTTTGGCGTCTCATTCCTTGCTTTCTACCTCACGTATGCTCTGTGCTTCTATGTCGGTGCAAAGTTTGTTCAGCAAGGAACAGCAACATTTCCAGAAGTGTTTAGG GTTTTCTTCGTATTAGCTTTAGCTACAGGTGCGGTCTCGCGAACAAGTGCAGTTGGGGCAGACAGTGCCAAGGCTAGTGATTCAGCCATCTCTATCTTTGAAATTCTTGACCACAAGTCTAAGATCGATTACAGCAGCGAGGAGGGTGTGACCATCACAAGTGTGAGGGGTGACATTGATTTCCAGAATGTCTGCTTCAAGTATCCATTGAGACCGAATGTTCAAATCTTTAACGATTTATCATTGAGAATTCCTTCTGGAAAG ACTGTTGCACTAGTTGGAGAGAGCGGAAGCGGGAAGTCTACGGTGATTGCCCTACTCGAAAGGTTCTATGACCCAGAATCTGGTAAGATCTTTCTTGACGATGTGGAACTTCAGACCCTCAAAGTTAGCTGGCTTCGACAGCAAGTTGGGCTTGTTGCACAAGAGCCAGTGTTATTCAATGACACAATCCGCGCCAACATAGCTTATGGGAAGCAAGGGGGAGTATCTGAAGAAGAGATCATTGCTGCTGCTAAAGCAGCCAATGCGCATACGTTCATCGCCGCACTGCCTGATGGGTACAACACCATTGTTGGTGAAAGAGGGAGCCAATTGTCAGGGGGGCAGAAGCAGCGCGTTGCCATTGCAAGGGCCATCATAAAGGACCCCAAGTTACTACTTCTGGACGAGGCCACAAGTGCGCTAGATGCGGAGTCAGAGCGAGTGGTTCAAGAGGCGCTCGACCAGGTGATGGTTGGTAGAACCACCGTGGTGGTGGCGCATCGCTTATCAACAATCAGAGGTGCAGATATCATCGCTGTTTTGAAGAATGGGGCAGTTTTGGAGAAAGGTAGGCATGAAGAACTAATGCTTGTAAAGGATGGAACCTATGCTTCACTTGTTGAGCTCAGTTCTAGTTCTGCATGA